DNA from Onychomys torridus chromosome 1, mOncTor1.1, whole genome shotgun sequence:
AGTTTTGAGGGAAGCCAGATGGATCTGCAGCTTAGTCCGTAGATATCAGGGGAGACAGATGCAGTGGTTATTGTGGCTAGGGTGGGATGATGGACTACAGGTTGATCAACAGCTAAGGGCAGGTAAGACATGGATGGGGCACAAAATAGGCTAGCTAGTGGCTGCATCCTAGGTTGAGTGTCTTGGGAAGAAAggctttgtagttggagtttcctccagtcctgcccaggccacagctgctcagacccaagtaaacacacagaggcttatattaattatgaactgtatggcataatggctcaggcttcttgttagctagatcttacatcttaaattaacccatttctattaatctataccttgccacgtggcttgtggctgaccggtatccttacatcttgcttctcatggtggcggcagctggcagtgtctcctgactcagccttcctcctagcattctcctctttgcttatcctgcctatactatatttcctgcctggccaaccaacgttttatttatcaatcaatcagagcaacacattcacagcttacagaaagacatccccagcaaggCATACCTTGAGTCAATGTTAGCCTTGTGGGGGATGAGCATGGGGGCCACTGGCCTGATACGCAGCACTTCTCGGATAGTGGCCTCCAGCATGAGGAGGTTATTTCGGTCATTGAAAGTTGGTGTGCGGCTGAAACCTATATTCTGGTCAATTTCCTTTTGTATCTTCTTCTTCACCTGAGGACCAGAACAAGGTCATGTGATCAGGTTGTTCAAGTTTAAGAGCGATGTAGGCTTAGCAGATCCTAGTGGTCACACCCAGAACAGCCCTGACAGATTCTATCCAGTAATGACTCTGTTAGCCTATGCTTTGTTTCTAGAAGATGGGACAACATTAACCCAGGGTCAGAGTCAGCCACTGCTTGTGTGAGAGGTGGAACAGGGTTATCTGCACAGAGGGCTCCAGGCATTGTGCCCTCCCCCAAAAATGGAGCTTGGTTGGATTCTATAGGAAGAGTGAGGAGACTCTCACCTCAGGATTGTGTAGCAGGAAAGCCACAATCCAACACAACATAGAGGTGGTGGTCTCTATACCAGCCCCAAAGAAGTCTCCCACTGTGCAAAGGATGTGTCTATCTGAAAATGCACCCTGGCTGTCACTGGTGTTGTTATTGTCTGCGTTCATCTTGGCTTGTATCAGAATGTCCGTCAAGTTGGAGATGGAGTCATTGTTGAATTTCTCCTGGAATGAGAGACAGTGagagatgaggatgaggagggagCCCCACCTGGAGTACTCCTGCCACACTCCATCATACTAATTAAGATATTAGTAGAGACAGCTGGGTTCCTTGAGGATGGAGAGGGACTGAGCAGGACCTGTGGGTTTGTAGAGGTAGCAATAGCCTGGGTCCTCCTCTGTGTCCCTTCTAGGAACTTTTTCAATTTCTCACTTTCCTGCTCCCATTCATTAATAAGTCAGTTTCTAGTAGTAGCCTATTATGTGCCAGGCCCCTTCCAGGCTCTGGAGatattttttccccctgagacagggtttttctgtgaaactttgtgcctgtcctggaactcactctgtagcccaggctcgtctcgaactcacagagatccgcctgtctctgcctcctgagtgctgggattaaaggctcgtgccGCCACCACCCTGCTGGAGATCTCACAGTGTCCGAAATGTACCCAGGCCTGCCCTCATGACACCTCCACCTCATGTTAGCCTGTCACTCACCTTGCATTTTTCCAACATGTCAGTCAGTACTTCATTTCGAGCTTTAATGTGTCTCTTTATCTTTTCCAAGTTTTTATTGGGGAAAATCTGGAAACAGAAGGCAAGGTCAAATTCATCTACCCAGCTAGAATTCTTGCTGGAGGCAGACCTGGACCATCAGCCAGGAAGGCTAGATGACAAAAGAGTAAGTTTACTGTGGCCAAGAAGGACAACTTGAAACAGTGGAGGGCAGGGTGGACTCCTAGTCCCCTTCTCCATTCAAAACTAAGCCCTGccagctgtaagcaagcccctcaACTAGCTTCAGCCTGTTTTTCTCGTCTGTGCCGAGAGGATAATTTGACATGTCCAGGAGGCCCCAGTGACTAACACAGGATGCTTACTGCTGGCACATGGCAACTGGAAAATAGCAAGAGCCATGACTATTAAGATACAGGGTTTATAAAGAGACCCAGCAAGGCATCATAGTACAGGCTTATATAAGACCTGGTGCTTGagacttggaggcaggaggatcaaatttcaaggtcattctcagttacAGAGgcaatttgaggccagtctgagctacctGAGAGCCTGCCTTGATGGTAACAATGGCAGTGAAGTGTACAGTTGTAAGAGGCAGAGTAGATGAGGATGACTATTAGGTGAGTCGGATGAGAAAGATGGTCATGGAAACAGAAAGTATTAAGGACACTGTCCCAGTGGGATCTGGAAGTGGAGAAGGGTGGCTTTAGTCTCACCGTCAACCAAGGGAACGTGTCCACCAGATTTGCTTTGTCTACGCAGTTCAGGATGCCTTCTGTAAAGGTCTTTATGGTGGTCAACATCGGATCCCTCTTCTCATAAGAGATGCTGAAGCAGATGGCACAGATGATGTTGGTTATTGACATGAAGATAGGCTGGGACAGATCTACGGACTCCTCATTGTGGGTGAGCAGCAAGTCACACAGTGAGCTGGCTTCCTGACATACTGAGGAGAGAGGGAATGCTAAATGGAGGGATGGAATGAATCAGCCAACACCACCTCTCCATCCGGGTCTACTAATCCAGGGAGGGTATAGAGAGCAGATGGCCACTGGATGGCAGCAGCTGCTAAGGAATGGCCGGCCTCAGCCATCCAGCATCCttccccagctccccagccccagggCTAGCCTCTCACTCACTGATCTTCTCCAGTTTCTGGTCACCATCCCTGAACAGGGCAAAGGAGCTGAGCACCAGCTTCCGGTGcagctgccaggagccatcaGAGTCAGCAAAGGCAATACCTTTCCCTTGGTCCGACAAGAGGCCTAGAGTCACCTTGGGAGAGCAGGCAAGCAGGTAGGAATTATTAGGCAAGCCCTGGAACTCTCAGGCTTCTCCTTCCACCTACCTGCCCCACTCGCTTCTTACCAGGAAGGCCCTAACGTCCTCCTTGCAGTCCTGAAAGGCAGCAGAGTGAGGAGACTCAAGGAACCCTGATTTGAATGCAAGAGCTCTGGGGTTCCGTTTATTAGTAAGGTGCTTTCTGGGCCTCTCTGCTTCGGTTTCTGACCAGGAGAGGCAGCTATGGGTGGGGTAAGCTAGGTGTGCTTGTCCTAGGGACAGGGAGACCAAGACACTTCCCTATCTTtcccaccactgccaggctgctgAAGCCACAGAATCCacgctgtttctttttctctttccactgctGGTCTGTGCACTCAAACCCGCATCTGAAGACAGCACATGTTTTATCCTCCCGGGCTGGACTTAAGGTTCAACTATCTCCTCGGAAAGGTACCTCCAAAAGCACAAGGGCCCAAAGTCTCCCATTAACATCCCTGACCCTCCAAACCCCCTTCCGGCCAgcctcttttattcttttgcttCTGAGAGAAAACCAAATCTGGAGGAGCCCGGTAGTGGGGCAGGCCACTCTGGCTGACTTGCCCAAGAAAATGAATCAGTTTTGGCCTGCTCAAAGCTGAGGGCAGTTGTGCTTTTTTGGGGTACTCAGGGGAACCCTTGCAGCAGAGTCATGGGAACATGACTGGCTACTTAACAGTCAGCACAGTGAGGTCAGAGGCCTTGAGATACTACTGTATGttcctgtcccctgtccccctgcaacacccccccccccagctatcTGTGAGCCAAAGCCGCACGATCAGGGAAACTGCAATCTTTAGCCCCGCAAGAGGCCAGCTGCTTCTCCCAACATCTTTCTGTGAAGGATGCAATCACTGCCCCTATCTCCCAGCAAATGTAACAGTCACACTTAAGGAGAACTTTAGTTCTGGGTCTGGGCTATGGGCTTTGGCAGTGTGTTCCAGCACGACTGTCATATAGTAGAGGGGAAGGTGAGTGGAGTGGGGGCTCCCCTAACTCTGCAGGTTCCTGCACCACCTTGCTGGACAGGCCATTCAAGAGGTGTCCCTTTAATCCCTCCTTCCCAGTTTACAGCTTGGGTAGGGTCTGAGGGAATGGCCCTGTTAGTCTGGTTTTGGAAAAATTACAAATGGTACAACCCCAGGAGtcaaggaggaggaaggtgggcaCAGCTTACCATCTGGGGCCGACCGGagaattcttttcctttcttaacGAGCACTTCCCTGGCCAGCTGATATTGGCCGATGATCACGGTTGGTGTGGTACCCAGACGAAGAGAATAGATGGGACCATATTTTTCCTGCAGCTTGAAGAAGTTGACATGCTTATGGCCGTGTCTGGGGAGAAACGGCAGGCTGCCCACAAGGGGCAGGAATGGGAGGCTCCTGGGAAACTTGGCATCAAATGTCTTTGGCTTGGGCCAAAAGAAATAGGCTAGGATGAGCAGCAAGAGGCACACAAGTTCCCACATGGTAGCCGGGTGTCGGCAGATGACCACCTCAGCAACTCTAACGGGGAAGGAGGAGTTTTAAAAGGCCTCCCTGGTTGTCACCTTGAAGCTGTGTTATCTCTTGGCCTGGAGAAGTTTATCCTGGAATGGACCCAagtctgagtcctcacccagaaaAGGGAGAGAGTGAATGCAGCCTCCTCAAGGCTGGCTCAACTTCAGGACGAACCCCTGGAGGAGGAGCAGGTTAAGGAGCAGATAGCTGGGCATTTCCCTGGGGGCTCCTGCATGATGGAACACCCCAGAGGCAGATGGTATCAGAATGAGATCAAGGTTTCAGAGTCTGCCTGATGTCATGTCAGAAGTGCTGCATACATAGTCATCAATGTCATCAGGCTGCAGCAAGCCAAACCCGTCAAAGATACTTAAGTCTTATTATTTAATAGTTGAGGAGAATGAGATCTATCAAAAGTCAGTCTGTATAAGGTCACACAAGACAGTGATGGCAAGAACCCAGATATCCtaagttttggtgcctgctcAGGTATTCATAGTATCAGCTCAAGAGACATTTCAGGTTTCTGATCAAATCTAGCTTGGCCACTTTCTAGttacataatcttttttttttttttttttttttttgagctgaggatcgaacccagggccttgcgcttgctaggcaagggctctaccactgagctaaatccccaacccatagtTAAATAGTCTTAAGTGGGCTACTTAAtcttttctgggaaaaaaatcattttattatgttACATATATAAAGCATAAAATGCATCATTTAAAAAACTTGAACTAAGGGTTTGAGAGATGGTTCCGCAGCTaaatgcactggctgctcttctaaaagacctaggttcgattcccagcacccacaaagcagttcacaactttctgtaactctggttccaggatccaatgccctcttctggcctctgcacgcACCAGACACATGGTATAAATACATAcaggcaggtaaaacactcatgcatacaaaataataaaatactaactaaaattatattaaataccTTAACTAGTAGATAAAACATAAAACCACAAAATTTCAGAGTAGTATTTTAACATTTATCATTGGAAACTATTACATTTGACTTGTTTGTTagtttgtcgtgtgtgtgtgtgtgtgtgtgtgtgtgtgtgtgtgtgtgtgtgtgtggtcattcCTTCCACtctatgggttctgaggatcgaactcagattactaggcttgtgtggcaagtccTTAACTCACTGAAGCAACTCTCTGGCTCTTTAATCATTTGTAAATGAACATTTTGGCTAAGGCATGgcagtacacatctgtaatcccaggaatcAGGAGACAGATGGAGGAGAGTGAGGCCAGCCTCAGTTTCACAGGAGTTTGACGCTATCCTGGGCTATACAAGACTATGTCTCACTCAAAATCAACAGAAAAATGTCCATTTTAGCAGTATAAAGCTTGTGTACATAGTTGCACAAGTATTGGCTTGAGCCACTTCCAAAACTTACGACACTTTGTACTGACACTGGAGCCATTAAGCAATCACTCTCCAGTTCTCCCCTCCAGACCCAGACACCCCTAATCTCCTTTCTATGAGCATGCCTGGTccttgctttgctttggtttctgttgctgtgatgcagaccatgaccaaaagcaacttggaggagaAAGAGCCTATTTGACTTACATATCCCTGGTCACAGTCCATTGAGAGACACTaaagcaggaacctagaggcaggagctgaagcagaagccttggggtagtgatgcttactggcttgctccccgtggcttgctcagtctgctttcttatacagcccagaatCACTTGTCCATGGGTATCATACAgggtgagctggaccctcccacatcaattattcatcaagaaaatgctcccacagacAAGCCTATAGGTCAGTCTGATGAGGCTCAGCCGagacttcctctttctccatgtATGTCTAGGTTGGGGTCAAGTTggcaaaaaccaaccagcacaactgaccccttgacaacttgacacacaaacgcATCACTATTAAAACATagcctttcctttcctgttcatccccaagatcttatattaatattaatatcacaaaataatataaaagtgatataactttaaaagtcccacacTCTTTAAAAGATTGACATTAAGAAGTTCAAAGTCTTGGcctaggtatggtggtacatgcctttaatcccagcatgcagaagatggagacaagtagatctctatgtgtttgaaGTCATCTTGGTCCACACAGTGAGCCAAGGCCACCCAGTGaaaatctatctcaaaaaaaaaaaaaaaaaaaaaaaaaggtccaaagtcttttaaatgtttctttaaaagccCAAATTTCCTTAAGTGTGAGatctcctgtaaaataaaaaatgatacatACTTTCTTGCTCCAAGAGAGAACAGGGCAGTCAtaatcaaagcaaagcaaagtccAGAAGCGGAACTCCGGCTGACATCTGGCGCTCACCGTCTTTGGAGCTCTGCAGGTAGCAGCATGCACAGCTGTGTCCTACACTCAGGCCTGTTCCACTTGGTGGTCACGTTACAGTATGGTATCATCAATATGCTGGGGTCTCCACTGTCACCGAGGCCACACCATCACCAATGGCCTCTTCCAGCCTTTCTTTAGGGACTCCAGCCTTGTCACATAGTGCCAAACCTCAGCTGCTCTCTATCACCCCTCCACGACTTCAAAACCAGTACTACCTAGGTGACttttacacattaccaagtttgGCTGTTGGCGTGAGATGCAACCTTGGCCCCACTGAACCACAGCTTCTGCGTGCTGACCCTGACAAAATACTCCCAGAAGATTTTGCCTCAataatgattctctctctctctctctctctctctctctctctctctctctctctctctctcagttgttttgggtttatttatttttaagattgatttatttattgatttatgtatttatttttgtcagagctgaggaccaaacccagggccttgcgcttgctaggcaagcactctactactgagctaaatccccaacccaagatttatttatttttattttatgtgtatgagtgttttccagCATGAGTGCCTGCAGAAGCTGGAATAGGTTGCCTGTTTGAGAACACACCTTCTATGATGACTGACACCAAGAACACCCACTCCCTTGGGGCTGTGAATTTTCTGGTAATATTGAGTCCCTGTTATACTGGTTGAACTGAAGGTTTCCAGCAGAAGCTAGGGATTGTGTTTTAAGGAAGTTTTACCAATAAGACCCTAAGGGACCCACTGGGTAGAATATGAATATAGCTCAAGGTCGGTCACTAGCATAGCATACAGGGTGCTCCAGTCCCTAGCACCCCAAAATAACAATAagctaggtgtagtggcacaaaccttaaatcccagcactcaggaggcagaggcaggtgtgtctctgtgagttcagggccagcctacaaagtgagttccagggtagccagaggtacacagtaagaccctttctcaaaaaatcattaacaacaacaatagaaagtCATGTTGAAAATGTAGCTTGGGTTGAAATGTAGGTCCTGGGTTCTGTCTGCATCACCAAATCAACAATAGGCTAGTCCTAGCCCGTATCATATACTCTCCAGCAATCTCGACAGAGGTGGAATTGCCTCACTTGGGCACACTGTAACAGTATTATTTCCAGCTTCCTGAGTCTTCCATGTCTCATGCACTTTGTATATGTATCTTGTTCGGTTCATGATAGGCAGAAGAGCAACACATTTGCTTGCTTTCACAAAGTTCTCATTTCTTGCTTATTGGGGTGAGCTGTCCGGCAGTTGTATTGGTTTTCCCTTTAGGAGTAGAAAGCAGCCCCTCAATCTggttctccagccccaggctcccCGTTTTTCAACCTCACTGCCAAACTTTGAGCAATCGTTCATCAGGTCTAGCCAGGGCACTGACTGGATTTACCCCTAAGCCAATACTGCCATTTTTGTCTCCCTCTGCTGCAAAATGCCAATCACTTCTACTATGAGAATGGCCTCCCAGCTTTCCATTCAAGGGCTCCAGAGCCCAGTTCATGGTAACCATTACATTCATATGTCTCAGAGACATCCCTCCCCAACACACCTCCTTGGCATTTTACATCAGGGCTAGCCTCAGCACTCACATTGTTCTTCTAACCTTGCTCACTGTATTgtccaggctatcctcaaacctCAGAGCTCAAattgtcctccagcctcagcccccTGAGTCCCTGTGACCACAGGCAGATGTACCTAGCTCTGGCTAATTCATTTTAAACTGTgggcacaagcttgcattcttcCTGTCTATTCTGGATCATCCTGATTGACTCTGGGATCCATGGAGATATGCAGTCAACATTCCAGACTCACAGTTCGAAGACTGTCCTCCTCATGCCCGCCCCCAGAGATGGCTCAAGAGTGAAGAGTGTCTGTTAAGAGGactgggttcagctcccagcacccacgtgctTGGAAGCCTCTGTAACTaccgttccaggggatctgatgccatccaCCTTCTGACTGTttcaggtacacacatggtgcatacacatatatgcagacaaaactctcctacacataaaataagttaaaaaaaaaaaaagattaaccttgggtggcagaggcctacacctttaatcccagcacttgggaggcagaggcaggaggatctctctaaattcaaggccagcctgttctacagagtgagttccagaacagctagggctatagagaaaccctgtccaaaaaaaaaaaaaggctgtcaTCTGTCTCCAAAGAGCCTacctttttctacttttttgttttgttttgtttttttgtttttttgtttttcgagatagggtttctctgtagctttggagcctgtcctggactagctctgtagaccaggctggcctcgaactcacagagatccacctgcctctgcctcccgagtgctgggattacaggcgtgcgccaccactgccagcaagATTCTATCTTTTACTGGAGGAAATGGAGATCATTAAATTCAATCTCCCTCAATGTGCCTGTTGTCAGTTACTTTCTTTTGATCCTAAGAGTGAGGATTCTTAGTCCCTTTCCCAATCCCAGTCCCTTCTAACAATTATTCTGGCATTTCCTATGGATCGTGTGCACCACGCTGTCAACCCTTCACAAAAGCCACAGTGGAGGTACCAGCTGCCATTGTGTCCTCTTTACAGTTGAAAATGGAGACGGAGAACTGAACAAAGGTCACCAACTAGCTAAGGATGAAGCTGGAATCAGCAATATAAAGCTCTTAccttgctctcctttctctctccctccttcctccttccctccctccctccctccctgtctctttccctccctccctccttctctccctcccttccttccttctcttcctctctccctcccttttgtgttttatttttgtttggttttggccctggggattgaacccagaaccttggaccttgcacatgctaggcaagtattctactacTGAGTTATATTCCCGGCCCTGGAGTTCTTCACTTTTAATCACCATGCTATTCTACTTTTCAAAATCTATGCTGGGTTTTCCCTTACAGACCTTTGGAACAATTGCTCTAATTCTCTAATTCCAGGAACCTATCTTGCAGAAGTCATATAGTATGAGTGCAATATCAGTTATGTAATCAGTGTTTGCCATTGTCCACTGGAAGGAGCTGGGATACAATGTGATCAGAAACAGTGGAAAGAAATTCTTTGCCAGgcgggggtggtgcacacctgtaatcccagcactcgggaggcagaggcaggtggatctctatgagttcgaggacagcctgggctacaacgctagtccaggacaggctccaaagctacagagaaaccctgtatcgaaaaacaaaaaaagaaaagaaattctttatatgtttatatggaaatatttctgaaacacacacacacacacacacacacacacacacacacacacacacacaccataaaaatgtAGCCTTCCCCCATATCCTTGTGCCTGCTCCTTCACCCTCTCACAGAACGtttcatttgtcatttttcttctgtatCTCCAACTTACCCTCACTGCTTTCTTCTCAGTGGGTAAATACACTCAGAGGTGCCCATCCCCCACATACATGTTAAATTGATTTGGACATACTATAACtcaaataaacaatattttctaAAGATAACAATTATGGACTTCAAAGCTTAACACTAAATTAGTTACTTcactaaaaaccaaataaaagagTTGGCTGCTTCAAAGACATTAGTTGTATTTCGCAGCAGCAGCATGGTGAGATCAGTTAGTCCAGGGTCCTCattctgttaaaaaacaaaccagattcAAAGAGTAAGCACTTTGCACGAACTTACTAGCGATAAAGCTAGAAATAAAGCATTTTCTCCCTAAAACCAAAATCCTATCAATGGTATATCAATGACTCCACGTGAATGAAATGTCCAGGCTCTTCACTCACACTCCGCCGTGCTGTGGTAACTTGGAAATGGTGAGACACTTCGGCAAATTACCTTGCTGGCTTCGAGGCCTGAAAGGGGCTTTGGTGTTAGCCAAGCCTCTCTGTGGAGATAGGGAAGGCAGCGAGGGCAGACCAGAGATTCTCCTGCAGGTGTCTGCCTAAAACTCACGAAGACAGACTCACCCCAGCCCCGCCCCCCACCTCATTTTGCCGTCACTAAGCCTGTCATGCACATTGGCATCTCAGACCCTTATTTCTCCAAAGATCCTGAGCAAAAGCCTGCATGTGAGAGCTCCTGGGAAACAGGGCTGAGAAGGGAAACTTCTGTTCTCATCTTTAGGACTTTGGTCTTTTATATATCCCTTGAATTCCTCTATGGGAGTTTTCATTTCGGTCAGCCGACACAAAACAGAGCAGGTCCAAAGAAATCAGGACAATGGCTCAGCACCTCCTGTCCCTGACCACCCCTCTCCTGTTCACAGCTCTGGCACCTGTGCTGGGTGCCAGCTGGCTGCCACAGGGTCATGACCCCTCCCATTAACAACAAGAAGGATGGTGCTTTAGCAATACATGCCAATGCTAACAAAGAACTGGCATGTAATCCGGTGATGACAGGAAAGTGACTCTTCCTCCATGACTCCCCCGCCAGCACTCCCAAGGCCTGCCCTGGCTCTTGGGGAACTGTGCTATGCTTCATAGTGATGGCAGACACTCATTTTTGGAGTTCCCGATTCCTTTTCATTTAAGCCCACTCAGCTCCCATGATGTTCTGGGGTTTCTCAGGTTGCCACTTGATTCAACTCGGACATAGCATTCCTTGTGTCCTGTTATTACTGAGTCCCCTTTACCTCAGAGGGTCCTCAGAGTACCCATGAACACTCACCGCTTCCTAGACAGCATTAAATATCATATTTGATTTTAGGAGAATCATAATTATCCACTCACTCAGCTGATCAGGAAATGGTTGGCAGTCAGAAGTGCCCTGGAGATTTTCTTTAGTTTGTAGACTCTGTTCATCATTGCATCTCTAAGTTGGGCTTATTTTCTAGTGACTGCAtcatgtgctttaaaaaaaaaaaaaaaaagatttatttatttattttatgtatgagtcctctgtctgcatgtacacctttatgccagaagagagcatcagatcccactatggatggttgtgagccaccatgtggttgctgggaattgaagtcaggtcctctggaagagcagccagtgagcttaaccatctctccagccctgtatcaTGTGCTTTTAACCAGAAGAAAAACCagaaccaaacccaaaccaaacctggggctggggaaatagctGGATGTGAGTGGCACAGGGAAGAAGCAATTGAAGTATGAGCTTGCATCCCTGGAGAGTGGGCCTCTCCTGATCGTTTTGTAACACCCAGACAGAGGGTGACTCAAAGGCTGAGCATAGTTCATGGGTTTGGGGTAGTATTTCAACCAAGTCCTGGTTCTAGAACTCCAAGAAATACCATATGTATGGCAGGGACATGATGCCCCATCTCGGGCATGCACACTGAGAGATCCCATACGCAGAATCAAGCTGTGGATCACTCTTGTCTGAGCTGATGAATAGGAACAGTGACTCACCTAAGtctctttagaaagaatgttCTGCTGGAGACTGCTGCCAAGGTGCCTGAGATCAGTTAAGGTTGTTAAAGCATTTCCCTCTTGATGGCACTAACggttttgagatttttaactctTGCTGGGCCAGTggcgtacctttaatcccagcccttgagagacagaggcaggcagatctctgacttcaaggccagcctgatctacagagtgagttccaggacagccagggctacacagagaaaccctctcaaaacaaaacaaaacaaaacaaaacaaaacaaaacttttaaactCTTAGCAAAACAGCTTATAGAGCTGATATTTTGAGATATACATATTTTTGTGCTTTCTGGTGGATGCAGAGACTGGAGCTTCAGGGGAAGGCTTTCTCACACTCTCAGAGCACTTATGGGGCTTCTCTGACTCATGCAGAGGCTGGAGTTGTTCCTGAAGGCTTTCTCACCCTCTTCACATAGGAGTCTTTTCCTGGTACAGTTTCTCACCCTCTTCACAGAGGAGTCTTCTCCTGGTACAGTTTCTCACCCTCTTCACAGAGGAGTCTTCTCCTGGTACAGTTTCTCACCCTCTTCACAGAGGAGTCTTCTCCTGGTACAGTCTCTCTGGAACTGTCACTGAAGTTCTTCTCACTTGTAGCATCCAAAGCTAAGTCCCTGGAACCTGTCACCACTGACACAGGGCTTCTCACCAGAGTGAACTCTCATAAGGACTTGAGAGGAGAGCTCCCtgggaaggctttgccacactCAGCATTATCTTTTCCCCAGTGTGCTTATGtctattacattttatatttatttatttatttatttatttatttatttttatttattatgtacaggagagggtgccagatctcattacagatagttctcattacagatggctgtga
Protein-coding regions in this window:
- the LOC118574505 gene encoding steroid 17-alpha-hydroxylase/17,20 lyase, whose amino-acid sequence is MWELVCLLLLILAYFFWPKPKTFDAKFPRSLPFLPLVGSLPFLPRHGHKHVNFFKLQEKYGPIYSLRLGTTPTVIIGQYQLAREVLVKKGKEFSGRPQMVTLGLLSDQGKGIAFADSDGSWQLHRKLVLSSFALFRDGDQKLEKIICQEASSLCDLLLTHNEESVDLSQPIFMSITNIICAICFSISYEKRDPMLTTIKTFTEGILNCVDKANLVDTFPWLTIFPNKNLEKIKRHIKARNEVLTDMLEKCKEKFNNDSISNLTDILIQAKMNADNNNTSDSQGAFSDRHILCTVGDFFGAGIETTTSMLCWIVAFLLHNPEVKKKIQKEIDQNIGFSRTPTFNDRNNLLMLEATIREVLRIRPVAPMLIPHKANIDSSIGEFTIPKDTHVIINLWALHHNEKEWDQPDRFMPERFLDATGSHLITPSLSYLPFGAGPRACVGEVLARQELFLYVACLLQRFDLDVPDDAPMPCLEGDPKVVFLIDPFKVKVTVRQAWRDAQAEVSTWKP